A portion of the Lolium rigidum isolate FL_2022 chromosome 1, APGP_CSIRO_Lrig_0.1, whole genome shotgun sequence genome contains these proteins:
- the LOC124685130 gene encoding putative clathrin assembly protein At5g35200 yields MAGGGTQQSLRKYLGALKDTTTVSLAKVNSDYKELDIAIVKATNHSERPSREKYIREIFLSISAARPRADVAYCIHALARRLAKTRNWAVALKTLIVIHRALREVDPTFREELINYGRSRSHMLNMAYFKDDSSSGAWDYSAWVRTYALYLEERLECFRVLKYDVESDPPRTRDLDTVGVLDHLPPLQQLLFRLLACQPQGASSYNVIIQHALSMVALESVKIYTAISDGTINLVDKFFEMQRNDAVRALDIYKRATNQSERLSEFYEVCKTIHVGRGEKFLKIEQPPLSFLQTMEEYVADAPAMKDKAILAIEYNKEQEEEVKPTSPPPVSEPEVEQEPEPEPEPVTEEAPASEPADLLGLNETHPSVAEIDEKNALALAIVPIDDVPKAAPSFENGVTGWELALVTAPSSNETAAASGKKLAGGLDLLTLDSLYDDANRRASQPASYNPWETPGAAPMMQQPAPMQDPFYGSNGYAAPHAVQMAAMAQQQQAFMLQQQMMMAGHHPQVHQQQQFQAAPANPFGANPFAPAVAHHPYGGASTGMMPLHAGTGNAYTGLI; encoded by the exons ATGGCGGGCGGTGGCACTCAGCAGAGCCTCAGGAAGTACCTTGGAGCCCTCAAGGACACGACGACCGTGAGCTTGGCGAAAGTAAACAGTGATTATAAG GAATTGGACATTGCAATTGTGAAAGCCACTAACCATAGTGAGCGTCCATCAAGGGAGAAGTACATAAGAG AAATTTTCCTTTCCATTTCTGCTGCAAGGCCACGGGCAGATGTAGCTTATTGCATTCATGCCCTTGCGAGGCGTCTTGCGAAGACACGGAATTGGGCG GTTGCACTGAAGACATTAATTGTCATACACCGTGCCCTTCGAGAAGTTGATCCCACATTTCGTGAAGAGCTAATTAATTATGGCAGATCTAGATCGCATATGCTAAACATGGCCTACTTTAAGGACGATTCCAGTTCAGGAG CTTGGGATTATTCTGCATGGGTACGCACTTATGCTTTATATTTAGAAGAGAGACTTGAATGTTTCCGTGTGCTGAAGTATGATGTGGAGTCAGACCCTCCG AGGACTAGGGATCTTGATACTGTTGGTGTGCTTGATCATCTGCCACCACTGCAGCAGCTTCTTTTCCGACTCCTTGCTTGCCAG CCACAAGGGGCATCCTCTTATAATGTTATAATCCAACATGCACTTTCAATG GTTGCTTTGGAGAGTGTTAAGATCTACACCGCCATTAGTGACGGAACAATCAATCTTGTTGACAAG TTCTTTGAGATGCAAAGAAATGATGCTGTTAGGGCACTTGATATATACAAAAGAGCAACTAATCAG TCTGAGAGATTATCAGAATTTTATGAAGTGTGTAAAACAATTCACGTAGGACGTGGTGAGAAGTTCTTGAAAATTGAGCAG CCCCCGTTATCATTCTTGCAAACTATGGAGGAATATGTGGCAGATGCTCCTGCAATGAAAGATAAG GCCATACTGGCTATAGAGTACAACAAAGAGCAAGAGGAGGAGGTAAAGCCAACTTCACCTCCTCCTGTTTCAGAACCCGAAGTTGAACAAGAGCCGGAGCCAGAACCAGAACCAGTAACAGAGGAAGCACCTGCATCTGAACCAGCTGACCTGCTG GGTCTGAATGAGACACACCCTTCTGTAGCTGAAATTGACGAGAAGAACGCTCTAGCGCTGGCAATTGTTCCAATAG ATGACGTGCCCAAAGCCGCTCCCTCTTTTGAAAATGGAGTCACGGGCTGGGAACTGGCCCTTGTCACTGCACCCAGTTCAAATGAAACTGCTGCTGCTTCAGGCAAAAAATTG GCTGGTGGACTAGACTTGCTCACCCTTGACAGCCTATATGATGACGCGAACCGACGAGCGAGCCAGCCCGCAAGCTATAACCCCTGGGAGACCCCTGGTGCCGCCCCGATGATGCAGCAGCCAGCACCAATGCAGGATCCATTTTATGGCTCGAACGGGTACGCGGCGCCCCACGCTGTGCAGATGGCCGCCATGGCCCAGCAGCAGCAGGCCTTCATGCTCCAGCAGCAGATGATGATGGCCGGCCACCACCCTCAGGTccaccagcagcagcagttcCAGGCAGCCCCCGCGAACCCGTTCGGGGCCAACCCATTCGCACCCGCCGTTGCTCACCACCCTTATGGTGGTGCCAGCACCGGAATGATGCCCCTCCACGCAGGCACAGGCAATGCCTACACCGGGCTGATCTAG
- the LOC124706227 gene encoding protein STRICTOSIDINE SYNTHASE-LIKE 10-like translates to MAIGTRGLAAAAMISVALLLLLIFPTTAAAAAVPSIDARRTRHLPLPPGLLRGPESVAFDHKGQGPYSGVSDGRVLRWNGDALGWTTYSYSPGYSSEACTASALRPETATESQCGRPLGLRFHLNSGYLYVADAYKGLMRVAPGGGEATVLVTEVDGVPLRFTNGVDVDQVTGEVYFTDSSMTYQRSQHEMVTRTGDSTGRLMRYHPRTGKVVVLQSGITYPNGLAMSADRTHLIISSTGPCKLLRYWIKGSKTGTMELFADFPGYPDNVRPDKRGGYWVALHREKNEVPFGVDSHLLALRISGQGQIIEEIRGHKSVRPTEIVERKGGRLFMGSVELPYVSVVTRKSTQIEIN, encoded by the exons ATGGCCATCGGCACTAGGggtctcgccgccgccgcgatgATCTCCGTCgccctcctgctcctgctcatcTTTCCTAccaccgccgcggccgccgccgttcCAAGCATCGACGCCAGGCGGACGCGCCACCTGCCACTGCCACCAGGACTCCTGCGCGGCCCGGAGAGCGTCGCCTTCGACCACAAAGGCCAGGGCCCCTACAGCGGCGTCTCCGACGGCCGCGTGCTCAGGTGGAACGGGGACGCTCTCGGATGGACGACCTACTCGTACAGCCCCGGCTACAGCAGCGAAGCGTGCACGGCGTCCGCCCTTCGCCCGGAGACTGCCACCGAGAGCCAGTGTGGCCGCCCGCTCGGCCTGCGCTTCCACCTCAACTCCGGCTACCTGTATGTGGCCGACGCCTACAAGGGGCTCATGCGGGTTGCGCCAGGTGGTGGCGAGGCGACGGTGCTGGTTACCGAGGTTGATGGCGTGCCTCTCCGATTCACCAATGGGGTGGACGTCGACCAAGTCACCGGTGAGGTCTATTTCACCGACAGCTCCATGACCTACCAAAGGTCGCAGCATGAGATGGTCACGCGAACCGGAGACTCGACTGGCCGGCTAATGAGGTACCACCCGCGGACAGGAAAGGTTGTCGTGCTTCAGTCCGGCATCACTTACCCCAATGGCCTTGCCATGAGCGCCGACAG GACACATCTCATCATCTCATCGACGGGACCATGCAAGCTACTAAGGTATTGGATCAAGGGCTCCAAGACTGGCACAATGGAGCTATTCGCCGATTTTCCGGGATATCCCGACAATGTGAGACCCGACAAGAGAGGAGGATATTGGGTGGCGCTACACCGTGAGAAGAACGAAGTTCCCTTCGGAGTCGATAGCCACCTGCTAGCTTTGAGGATAAGTGGTCAAGGACAAATCATTGAGGAAATACGAGGACACAAGAGCGTCAGGCCGACCGAGATAGTGGAGAGGAAAGGTGGAAGATTATTCATGGGATCCGTCGAGCTTCCTTACGTATCTGTTGTCACACGCAAATCAACGCAAATAGAGATCAATTAG